The following coding sequences lie in one Arachis stenosperma cultivar V10309 chromosome 5, arast.V10309.gnm1.PFL2, whole genome shotgun sequence genomic window:
- the LOC130980873 gene encoding uncharacterized protein LOC130980873, giving the protein MVTTSDQEAEDKQSKLSEQPKDNSTEEEDRDHQEPEISQQELLKLYAPFPQLLNGAVGKRIYSRFLDLFASLHVNIPFIKAIQQMPAFIKYMKELLPRKSSIKGGQTIVLNKECSALIQPELPTKKRDPGSFHIPCAIGETMFDRALCDLGASINLLPLSLAKRLQINEIMSTYVVIRLADKTQKQAIGAVENVLLKVGKYFLLTNFVILDMEESHTHPIILGRPFLATARALIDVEKGELILMIHDERLSFIVFKLSQEADQEHKEPSKDRNEMLKEKASTEAHPTYLETPLIDEQGKQQLPQLKEKLEEPKPLEGCEDNIKTPLEEEVIKSKAISKDTRKKVPRRWRNKKIPTKDFSPGDRVISAYFPDIPPNLPTVPSQLPKVFTINRVLSLEHVEIIDTTNGYKSTARGEDFKHYQPP; this is encoded by the coding sequence ATGGTCACTACAAGTGATCAAGAGGCTGAAGACAAGCAAAGCAAACTTTCCGAACAACCTAAAGACAATTCAACAGAGGAGGAGGATagagatcaccaagaaccagaAATCTCACAACAAGAGCTGCTGAAGCTCTATGCACCATTTCCCCAACTGCTCAATGGTGCTGTAgggaagagaatatactcaagGTTCCTAGACTTGTTTGCATCTCTGCATGTGAACATACCATTCATCAAGGCCATCCAACAAATGCCTGCATTCATCAAGTATATGAAGGAACTTCTTCCCAGGAAAAGCTCAATCAAAGGAGGCCAGACTATAGTGTTAaacaaggaatgtagtgccCTCATTCAACCTGAATTGCCTACAAAAAAAAgagacccagggagttttcacatCCCCTGTGCCATAGGGGAAACAATGTTTGATAGAGCACTCTGTGATTTGggggcaagcatcaacttaTTGCCCCTATCCCTGGCGAAGAGGCTGCAAATCAATGAGATAATGTCCACATATGTAGTCATCAGACTGGCTGACAAGACTCAAAAGCAAGCAATAGGAGCGGTGGAAAATGTGTTGCTAAAGGTTGGGAAATACTTTCTCCTAACAAACTTTGTCATCCTGGACATGGAAGAGAGTCACACTCACCCAATCATAttgggaagacccttcctagctacggccagagcactcatagatgtggaGAAAGGGGAGCTAATATTGATGATCCATGATGAACGGCTCAGCTTTATTGTCTTCAAACTCTCACAAGAAGCAGACCAAGAGCACAAGGAACCAAGCAAAGATCGTAATGAAATGCTGAAGGAGAAAGCAAGTACTGAAGCACACCCAACCTATCTGGAAACCCCATTGATTGATGAACAAGGAAAACAGCAATTGCCACAGCTCAAGGAAAAGTTGGAGGAACCTAAACCTCTAGAGGGATGTGAAGACAACATCAAAACCCCCTTAGAGGAAGAAGTCATCAAGAGCAAGGCAATATCAAAAGACACAAGGAAGAAGGTACCAAGGAGGTGGAGGAACAAAAAGATCCCTACGAAAGACTTTTCTCCAGGGGATAGAGTGATCTCAGCTTACTTCCCAGATATTCCCCCTAATCTCCCTACTGTACCATCTCAGTTACCGAAAGTCTTCACAATCAACAGAGTTCTCTCCCTAGAACATGTAGAGATCATTGATACAACCAATGGATACAAGTCCACAGCGAGAGGGGAGGACTTCAAGCATTACCAACCACCCTGA